CATGCGGCATCCTAGAAAGATCACGTCGTGACCGCGGGCTTGAAGTTCGCCGCCGAGCGTTGTCAGCGGGTTCAGGTGCCCTGGCACTTCGGGACAGTGCAGGCCGATCTTCATGCTGCCAACCGATGCCGTCTCATTCCCATGGATTGTCCCAGTCGCCCCAGCCATCGAGATAGGTTTGATAGATGGGGGTCTCGGCGGTTCGCAGTTCGAGCCAATGCTTGGTCTGGTGGATCAGTTCCTGCTCGCGCTCCAGTGTGATCTTCCCCAGCAGCACGCAGCAGCGGAGGAACACGAAGTAGGTGTCGAGCACGTCGCAGCGGCAATATTCGTTGATCTCTTCCAACTGGCCTTCGTGGTAGAGGTCTTGGACCATCCAACCTTCGATTTCCATCTTCCCAGGCTTCCCCAGCAAGTTGGCGGCAAGATTCAAACCGCCTGTAAATCGGCTGGCACCGTAGTTGGTCAGAATGTCGTACAGATCGAAGTGAGCTTCGTTGTTATACCGGTAACGCGACTGCTCGAAGTTCTTGGCGTTCAGATTGAACCAGTCTGGCACACTCAAGCCGAAACGGAACGCGGCCAGCTCCATCAATGGGATGTCGAACGACCGCCCATTGAACGTCACAAACGTTGGTCGTCGATACGCTTTCCAGCCCCGCCAGAAGTGCTCGGTGATGACCGGCGGGCGGAAGGCAGGGGCGTCGAGGACCACCTGGTCGATAAGGTTCAGTTCGATATCGAGCTTGGCGATCGCCACCGATACCGGCACCTGGTACGTGTAAGGAATAAAATCGCTTCCCTTTTCTTCCAGCAACTCTGCTCGAAAACGATTGACCGCCTCTTGCGGCGAGAGCCCTTCGTCAGGGTATTTCAATCGCGAAACCAGATTGCCATCGGCGACGGATTCGACATCGAACACGAGGTACCGAACGGCAGCTTCCGACATTGGCTTTGCTTTCCTAGAGAAGTCGAGAGAAATCGGTGACAGGCCGTAGCTTGCCAGGCTGGTCCTGCGATAGATCTCTACAGGCTAACACAACCCACGGAAGGAAACGACGGGAGATCGCCGGAGGGTGTTGGATTCAGATCGGTTTCACTAAGCTGATAGAAACTGATATGCCCTCGCAAGGATTTACCATGAGTCGCGAACGCCTGCTGGAACGCTTTTTGAAATATGTTCAGATCGACACCACCGCCGGAGTGCCTGGCGCGAAATATCCAAGCTCGGACGGGCAACTTGTCCTGGGGAAGCTGCTGGCCGAAGAGATGCAGGCGATGGGTATCAGCGACGCTCAGCAAGACGAGTTCGGTATCGTCTATGGAACCGTGCCCGGCTCGGTGACCGATTGCCCGGTGGTCGCGCTCAACTCGCATGTTGATACTTCGCCCGAAACGACCGGCGCCAACGTCAAACCGCAGGTCATCACTAACTACGCCGGTGGCGATATCGCCTTGCCTGGTGATGCGACCCGCGTGATCACGCTGCAAGAGAACCCAGAATTGAATGATCTGCATGGCTGCACTTTGATTACGACCGACGGCACGACACTGCTTGGTGGCGACGACAAGGCAGGCGTGGCGGTCATCATGGAAGTCGCCCAGCGGATCCTGGAAGGGAAGGGGCCAGCCGCGACCGGACCACTGAAGATCTTGTTTACCTGCGACGAAGAAATCGGCCATGGTGTCGACCACGTCGATCTGGCGAAACTGGGGGCTGATGTCTGCTACACGTTGGATGGTCCCGGGGCGAACGAACTGAACGCCGAAACGTTCTCGGCCGACGGTGCCACCGTCACGATTCGCGGCATCAATATTCATCCTTCGATCGCCAAGGGGCGGATGGTGAATGCCCTGCGTGCGGCATCGATCTTCATTGCCTTGCTGCCCAGCGATCGGATGTCGCCGGAAACGACCGAAGAACGCGAAGGCTTCATCCACCCGGTCACCATCAGCGGTGGCGTGGGGGAAGCGACCATCCAGTTGATTCTGCGCAGCTTCGAGACCGAAGAGCTGACCACCCAGGCCGATATGCTGCGTGACATCGCCCAGCGAGTCGAAGCGAAATTTCCTGGTTGCAGTGTTACCGTTGCTATCACGCCACAGTATCGCAATCTTCGTGATGGCTTGGACAAAGAGCCCCGCGCTGTGCCGATCGCCGAGAAGGCTCACGAGGCTCTCGGACGCACGGCGAAGAAGAGTGTCATCCGAGGTGGCACTGATGGCTCTCAGTTAACCGCTCTGGGGCTTCCGACGCCCAACTTGTCTACCGGACAGCACAACCCTCACTCGCCGCTGGAGTGGGCCTGTCTGGACGAAATGGAGCAAGCGGTCGAGCTGCTTTTGAAGATGCTCGAGCTGTGGTCGCAGGAGAAGAAGAGCACTTAAAGGGACGCTAGCATTGCGGGCAGTGCTTTCTATAGCCAGCAGCAGCGTCGGTTTTGAGGCAAAACAGGTAAACTTGTGACCACCTTCGTTCCGAATATTTCCAACGTGAGCCCGGCCGACCTAGCCCTTACCGAGCGTGATTTGGCATTCCCCTGAATGTAAGGCCGCGGCAGAAGGATGATAATCTGTGCTGAACGTCTCTATCGTCATCCCGAGTGTGGATAACGCTCGTCAACTGGAAACGACCCTGGTATCGCTGCTGGAGAACCGTCCGAGCGATTGCGAGATCGTCGTGCCCCATTCCGGTTACTACGATGACCCCTACAACATTGCTGATGAAGTCCGCCTGATTGAAGTTCCGGCCGCCAAGAGCGAGCTGGAGCTGCTGGCGGTGGCATGGTCGATGTGCCAGGCCCCGATCGTCCACACCTTGGGTGCTGGTGCGACGGTGGAAGCTGGCTGGCTCGACGATGCTTTGGCCAAGTTCCATCGCCCTGAAGTCATGGCCGTTAGCCCGGTGGTGCACTTCAACGATGGGAGTCAACCGATTGGCGGTCTGCGGACCGACGAGTTCGGGATTCGCTCGGCGACCAACGGCGAAGGCTTGCTGGCACCAATGCGACAAGCGGCGTTCTACCGCTATTCGCTGTTGGCGGCACTGGGGGGCTTCCCGACACGCTTGGAAGAATACGCCGATCTGGACATTGGTCTGTGGATCGCCCAGGCTGGTGGTTCGTGCGAGCTGGCAACGCAGTCGCAAATCGAACTGAACGTGGCCAACGATCTGAGCCGCGTCACGGCCGATCGGATCCGGCTGGCCAAGACCTTGCAGCTTCGCCACCAAGAGTGGTTTGCCTCGCGAGGGACCAATGCCGGCAAGCTGGGCTGGTTGTCGCGTAGCGTCGGGAGCGGCTCGCTGTCGACGATGGTTTCGGCTTTGACGGCCAAGGCAGATAGTCGCGCGGCGCTCCATCGCCTGCCCGATCTGGAGGACGTCCGAGCGGTAGTGGAAGGTCGGAACCAGACCTTTCGCTTCGACCCACGACACGACAACCCAACCACGACGCCGCATCGTAACGCCGCCTAAGCCGCTGCGTCGGCCTGACGAATGATGCCAGGCCGTGGCTCCGGTAGGAACCATTCAAGAACAAAAAAAGGTCCGAAGCGAATTCGCTTCGGACCTTCTTGTTGTTTGGGGTAAGCCGGGTGTCGATTAGACGCCAGCGGCTTCGATTTCGTCGGCGGTCGCGTCGTCTTCTTCCGTCTTACTGGCGTAGAACAAGTCGCGAGTCGCGGTCAGCAGTTGGAAGGCTTCGGCTTCGCCTGGCTTCTCTTCGATCTTCTTGCAGAGCGTATCGAGCAGGGCACGACCTTCTGGCCAGCGAACGGCCATGATCTTCTGGCAGTCTTCCAGCAGCTGGTAGATGCGAGCACGAGTCACACCCAGGTTACGAGCCTGCATGCGAACGCTTTGCGGAGCCGATTCGATCCCAAGTCGGCCAGCGGCCAGATCGTAAACGGTTTGACCGGCGTCGGTCATGATTTGTTGCAGCAGTGGGCGCGTCAGGCGATCCATGACGTCGCTGCGGCTGATCGGGGTTTCGCTGATCAGACGATCGAGACTCCACGATTCCAGAACGGGAACCATCTTCGGACGGAGCATGATCGACAGGTGAGGCTGACCCTGAGCGAGGTCGAGCGTTTCGTGAACGCGATAGAACACTTCCAGCACCACGCGAACACGCTTTTCGCCGTGCGTCTTCAAGCGGCGGATCTCAGCCAGGCTGTGACCCATGTAGAATTCCAGCGGCGTGTTCCAGATGACCGTCGGCAAGTCGGTCAGGGTTGGAGCGAGACGACCGAGGCGTTCGTTGCCCAGATTGTGGCGACGAACCGTTTCACGCCAGCGAAGCCACAGCACTTCCGATACGAGGGAAGGATCGAAGTTACCGTCGGCATCCAGCGGGCTCTTGGTCGAGAAGTTGTCTTCGGCGGGAACTTCACGAGCGGCGGCCTGGGATGGCTCGAAACCGGCGTCTTCTTTGGTGGCGCGATTGAGCAGGGTCACCAGCGAGCTGATCTTCTTCTGTCCGATGCCAGGCGTGGCCGAGAGCTCTTCAAACGGCGTCGCCAGCAGATCGCCAATGGTGCGGCCAAGGAAGGCCAGCGGCAGACGACGATCGTTAGGAAGGGCCCAGTAAGCCAATGGCTTATCCAGACGATCCGAATATTTCTTTTCTTCAAGGAGCCGCCGCTTTACTTCGTCAAAGCTGTTAATCAGCTGGAAGTCTTCAGCAGAGGTGATCTTGTTAAAACGCATGTGAAATAGCCTCTTCAAATTTTTCCAACAACTTGGGTCTAGTTGGGGCGGCGTAATGGGGGCTGCCGAAGCTTATCGTTTCCGAAGATGTTCCGACTTCCTTCTAGAAGCGATATCGCGTGGAAATTCATCGTAGCTTCCACGAGATACATTTCGCTACCTAAAAAGCAAATTATGTTCGGTTTTCACAAAAAGACCACAATTTTTAGGTGCGGCATCCCGCGATCTGATACGGTAACCTCAGAAAGCATAGCTTATAAGCGTAACTCTCTGCAAGTAAATTGGTTACAAGATCGCGGTTCGTTTTTGAAAAAATAATTAATTCTATATTGAAACACCGCATGCGCGATTGTGTTCCTGTAAAATATCTACAATGAACGAAAAGGTTGATCTGGCTACATAGCGATCACCTTTTTTTAAGGCAAAACTTATTTGAATTCTCAATTGCCTAATGGCATAAAAAATTGCGCAGGGAAGCGGTTTCCCGCAGGTCTGGAATTTTCGATACAATTGGCCCATGGAATTCAGGTCTGACCTTCAAGTACTTGTGATCGGTGCTGGACCCTCCGGATTGGTGTCTCTGAAGACATTACGCCAGATGGGTATCGATGCCGTTGCGATCGATCGCAACCCAAATGTGGGTGGCAACTGGGATATCACGTCGCCGCACAGCAGCGTCTACGAGTCGACGCACCTGATCTCGTCCAAGGGGATGACTCAGTTCAGTGACTTCCCAATGCCGGAAAGCTTCCCTGAGTACCCATGCCATCACGAAGTGCTGGCATATCTACGTTTTTACGCAGAGCGTTTTGATTTGGATCGTTTTGTTCGCATAAAAACTTCCATTGTTTCTCTAAAAAAGCAGGAGAGTCATTGGGAAGCAGAACTTGCGAGGGGGGATGGGTCCTCAAACACGAAGGAAAAATTCGCCGCGGTCGTCATTGCGAACGGTCATCACGCCCAACCGTTGATGCCCGATCTTCCCGGAAACTTCACGGGAGAATTGATCCACGCCCACGATTACAAGCATCATCGGCAGCTCGAAGGGAAGCGTGTGCTGGTGGTCGGCGCGGGGAACAGCGGCTGCGATATTGCGGTTGAAGCGGCCATTCATGGAAAGCAGGCCGCGATCAGCATGCGGCGTGGCTACCATTTCTTCCCCAAGTTTATCCGGGGGAAACCGGCCGATGTGGTGGGCGATCGGTTGCGACGTTGGCCCATTCCACGTTCGCTGCAGAAGCGTGTCGCTCAGTTGGCGGTTGATTGGACCATCGGCAAGCCGCAGAGATATGGTCTGCCGGCGCCCGATCATAAGCTGTTTGAAACGCATCCGATCATCAACTCGCAGCTTCCTTACTATGCCGGGCACGGCAAGCTGGGTGTCTTCCCCGATATTCGCCGGCTCGATGGCGAGATGGTCGAGTTCACCGATGGCCGCCGCGAAGCGTTCGATCTGATTGTCTGCGCGACCGGGTATCAGCTTGTCTTCCCGTTCGCGTCGCCTGAATTGTTGAACGTGCAGAACGGTGTGCCGCGGTTCTATCTGCACGCATTCCATCCGCACGACGATTCCCTGTTTGTGGCAGGGATGATTCAGCCCAATAGTGGGCAGTGGCCGTTGACCGATCTTCAGGCCCAGATGATCGCTCGATTTCTGAAGAGCTGGCGTGATAAAACCCCTGGGGCGGATTGGTTCCGGCAGCAGAAGCAGGGGCATGGAATCGGGATCCCGTCGCGGAATCATTTCCTCGCTACCGCGCGGCATCGCTTGGAAGTCGACTACTTCGAGTATCGAAAGATCCTGACCGACTTGATCCGCAAGTTCGATCGCGTCTCGTAGTGGCGCATAAAAAAAGCCAGGACGCATGGTCCTGGCTGGTCGGTTCGTTCGCGACGCGGCGACTACTTCGTGCCTTCGATCTTGGCGAGCAACTTCTGTAGCTCTGCCAATTGCTCAGGATGTTTGGCGGCGATGTCGGTTTGTTCGCCGGGATCGGTTGAAAGATCGTACAGCGTCGTCTTTTCGTTCTTCCCGCGACCTTGGCGAACCAGCTTCCACTGGCCAACTCGCAGGCCAATGCCACGCGGCGATTCTTCGATGACGTATTCGCGCCCCTTGGCATCGACTTCGCCGAGCAAGGTTTCTTTCAGGTCTTGGCTGTCGGGCAGGGCACCTGCGGGAACCGGCTGATCGACAATCGCGGCGAAGGTCGCACCCAGATCAGTGGTGGTAATCATCTTGTCGCTGGTCTGACCAGGCTTCACGACGCTTGGCCACTTTACGATGAAAGGTGTGCGCGTGCCTCCTTCAAACGGCGTGTACTTGCCACCACGATAAGGCCCGGCCGGCTTGTGTTCGCCCAGCTTTTCGACCGCTTCGTCTTTGTAGCCATCATCCAGCACTGGGCCATTGTCGCTGCAGAACACGATTAACGTGTTGTCGGTCAGCTTCAATTCGTCGAGCGTTTTAACCAGTTCCCCCACACACCAGTCGAGCTGAACGACCGCGTCGCCACGCAGGCCGAGCGACGACTTGCCCTGGAAACGTTCGTGCGGCATCCGAGGCACGTGCAGGTCGTGCGCGGCGAAGAAAAGGAAGAAGGGTTCGTCTTTGTTGGCATGGATCCACTCGTTCGACTTCTTCACCCATTCGTCGGCCAGGTCTTCGTCTCGCCAGCGAGCGGCGTGACCACCGGTGAAGAAACCGATGCGGCCGATACCGTTGTGGATGGTGTTATTGTGGCCGTGACTCCAGTCGAGCTTCAGCGTATCGCGGGCCGTGACACCCGTTGGCTGACCGTCGGGGTTCTCGTTGCCGACCCACAGCGGATCGTTGGGATCGAGATGGCGAACACGATGGTTCTCGACGTAGACGCTCGGCACTCGATCGTTGGTCGTCGGCAACAGGAAGCAGTAGTCGAAACCGAGCTCGAGCGGGCCGGGCTTCAGATCACCATTCCAATCGGGGCCTTTCCCTTCGCCCAGGCCAAGATGCCACTTGCCGACCACCGCCGTCTTGTAGCCACCCTTCTGCAACACTTCCGGAACCGTTTCCGTTTCCGGCTTGATGATCGAAGTCGCGTTGGGTGGCGCGATGCCGGTCCCTTTCTGGCGGAAAGCATACATGCCGGTCAGAAACGCGAATCGCGTTGGCGTACAGGTCGAGGTCGAGCAGTAACCGCTGGTGAATCGCAAGCCATCTTTCGCCAAGGCATCGATGTGCGGTGTTTCGACGCCGGTTGCCCCGTAGCAACCGACATCGCCATAACCGAGATCGTCGGCCATGATCACGATGATGTTTGGCTTATCAGGCGAAGCGGCATTCGCGGAAAGCGTGAAGCCACATACAAGCGTAAGGGCGACCAACATGGTCAAGCGTGGGGAAGCAGAGCAGGGCGAACGAAAGCACCAAGGCATGGCAGGCATCCTTTCAGAGTCGAGCGACGCGATTCAGGAATGTCAGGGGTGGCACTAACCTGACGCGGCAAGGCGGAAAAAGCAATGGAAAGGTGGGCATGGTCCACGAGAACCGCGAAAAACGGCTCTTTTGCATTGTGATCTCTCGCGATAGTAGCGTCAATTCCGCCAGTTCTCGGCGGTGATTGGTTCATTTGCTGCCGGCATGCAAAATGGATGTCGATTGGCCATGACTTGGTTCGACTAGGAGTTAAGAGAACCCATTCACCATACGGGAATCGCCTGATGAAATACATTTTGCTGATGTATAACGCCGAAGAAGCGTTCACGCCGGAAGAGCTGCCAGAGCATATGAAGTACGCGCTGGACATCTGCCACGAACTGCACGCCAAAGGGCAGTACCTGGGGGCATCGCCCTTGCTATCGATCAGCACGGCGACCAGTGTCACCGCCCATAACGGCCGTGCAGAAGTCCGCGACGGACCGTTTGCCGAGACGAAGGAGCAGTTGGGAGGCTACGTGCTGATCGACGTGCCCGACCTCGACGAAGCGATCGCGATCGCTCAACGGTTCCCATCGGCGAAACGTGGCACGGTCGAGATTCGTCCGCTCTTCGAGTTGGAAGGCTTGCCGGGCAGCTAGGTACTTACGATCGCGCGATCAGCACCCAGTCTTGTTGGTCCGGAGATTCAAACGTTCCGTCCGCGGTTAGCTGCGCTGCGGTGCGTTTGCCGGTGCGGGGATCGAACCATTCAAACTGCTTGGCGGCGGCAAGTCTGGTTCGATCGATCTTCACCCAACCGCCCGTCGGCATATAGATCACGGCCAGGTCTCCGTCGGCGCTGGCCGCGGCTGCGATGTGCTGCGAAGGCGTGTCATTGGCCGAGCTGCCAGCGATCACTTTGTTTTCAGGAACGAGCGTCCACCAGTCGAGCGACGTGAACAGTTCCGCCAGGTGATGCATGCTGCTGCTACCGGGCAGTTGCATCGCTTCATTCCAAGGCTTGGCCAGACCGGAGCCCTTGTGATTGAGCGGCGTGCTTGGTTTGGATTCCCAACTCCAGATTCCATGGGCACCGTACGTGACGCCTGCCGTTGGCGTGCTGAGCAAGCTCCAATAGCAAGCCCGACGGACATTGTAGGCGGAATGAGGCTGCTTCGACTGATAGGCAAAGTGATCTTCGTAGCACGGTTCCGAGTTGATGATCGGGCGATGGGGCGAGTCGTTCCATTGTTTAGCTGGGGGACCTGCGTAAGTCCATTTCAATGAGTTGTCGCTGTCTCCATGGCCACTCTGATAGATATAGAAGTCGACCCATTTCTGATCGGCGAAGCTTTGCATATCCCAACGCATCCCTTGCTGATGCAGCGTAGCCGGGGCATGGGGGCGATTGCCGAAG
This genomic interval from Bremerella sp. JC817 contains the following:
- a CDS encoding 3'-5' exonuclease, producing MSEAAVRYLVFDVESVADGNLVSRLKYPDEGLSPQEAVNRFRAELLEEKGSDFIPYTYQVPVSVAIAKLDIELNLIDQVVLDAPAFRPPVITEHFWRGWKAYRRPTFVTFNGRSFDIPLMELAAFRFGLSVPDWFNLNAKNFEQSRYRYNNEAHFDLYDILTNYGASRFTGGLNLAANLLGKPGKMEIEGWMVQDLYHEGQLEEINEYCRCDVLDTYFVFLRCCVLLGKITLEREQELIHQTKHWLELRTAETPIYQTYLDGWGDWDNPWE
- the pepT gene encoding peptidase T, which codes for MSRERLLERFLKYVQIDTTAGVPGAKYPSSDGQLVLGKLLAEEMQAMGISDAQQDEFGIVYGTVPGSVTDCPVVALNSHVDTSPETTGANVKPQVITNYAGGDIALPGDATRVITLQENPELNDLHGCTLITTDGTTLLGGDDKAGVAVIMEVAQRILEGKGPAATGPLKILFTCDEEIGHGVDHVDLAKLGADVCYTLDGPGANELNAETFSADGATVTIRGINIHPSIAKGRMVNALRAASIFIALLPSDRMSPETTEEREGFIHPVTISGGVGEATIQLILRSFETEELTTQADMLRDIAQRVEAKFPGCSVTVAITPQYRNLRDGLDKEPRAVPIAEKAHEALGRTAKKSVIRGGTDGSQLTALGLPTPNLSTGQHNPHSPLEWACLDEMEQAVELLLKMLELWSQEKKST
- a CDS encoding NAD(P)-binding domain-containing protein; its protein translation is MEFRSDLQVLVIGAGPSGLVSLKTLRQMGIDAVAIDRNPNVGGNWDITSPHSSVYESTHLISSKGMTQFSDFPMPESFPEYPCHHEVLAYLRFYAERFDLDRFVRIKTSIVSLKKQESHWEAELARGDGSSNTKEKFAAVVIANGHHAQPLMPDLPGNFTGELIHAHDYKHHRQLEGKRVLVVGAGNSGCDIAVEAAIHGKQAAISMRRGYHFFPKFIRGKPADVVGDRLRRWPIPRSLQKRVAQLAVDWTIGKPQRYGLPAPDHKLFETHPIINSQLPYYAGHGKLGVFPDIRRLDGEMVEFTDGRREAFDLIVCATGYQLVFPFASPELLNVQNGVPRFYLHAFHPHDDSLFVAGMIQPNSGQWPLTDLQAQMIARFLKSWRDKTPGADWFRQQKQGHGIGIPSRNHFLATARHRLEVDYFEYRKILTDLIRKFDRVS
- a CDS encoding sulfatase-like hydrolase/transferase, encoding MLVALTLVCGFTLSANAASPDKPNIIVIMADDLGYGDVGCYGATGVETPHIDALAKDGLRFTSGYCSTSTCTPTRFAFLTGMYAFRQKGTGIAPPNATSIIKPETETVPEVLQKGGYKTAVVGKWHLGLGEGKGPDWNGDLKPGPLELGFDYCFLLPTTNDRVPSVYVENHRVRHLDPNDPLWVGNENPDGQPTGVTARDTLKLDWSHGHNNTIHNGIGRIGFFTGGHAARWRDEDLADEWVKKSNEWIHANKDEPFFLFFAAHDLHVPRMPHERFQGKSSLGLRGDAVVQLDWCVGELVKTLDELKLTDNTLIVFCSDNGPVLDDGYKDEAVEKLGEHKPAGPYRGGKYTPFEGGTRTPFIVKWPSVVKPGQTSDKMITTTDLGATFAAIVDQPVPAGALPDSQDLKETLLGEVDAKGREYVIEESPRGIGLRVGQWKLVRQGRGKNEKTTLYDLSTDPGEQTDIAAKHPEQLAELQKLLAKIEGTK
- a CDS encoding YciI family protein, coding for MKYILLMYNAEEAFTPEELPEHMKYALDICHELHAKGQYLGASPLLSISTATSVTAHNGRAEVRDGPFAETKEQLGGYVLIDVPDLDEAIAIAQRFPSAKRGTVEIRPLFELEGLPGS